The following are from one region of the Bradyrhizobium sediminis genome:
- a CDS encoding amidohydrolase family protein, with product MSKLKLPNIDEVVAIDIHTHAEEPCGMHGDDGYDDFQEKMADYFKSPNKHPPTVAETAAYYRSKKIAAVIFPVDAERETGFRRYNNYEMLEIAAENSDVLIPFASIDPHKGKLGVREAKKLIEEYGVRGFKFHPTMQGFYANDRMAYPLYEAINDGGAIALFHTGQTGVGSGMPGGMGMRLKYSNPMYMDDVAADFPDLKIILAHPSFPWQEEALSVATHKPNVYIDLSGWSPKYFPPVLVRYINSILQDKMLFGSDWPVITPDRWMADFSKLDIRDDIRPKVLKANARKLLGI from the coding sequence ATGTCCAAACTGAAGCTGCCCAATATCGACGAGGTCGTGGCGATCGACATCCACACCCATGCCGAAGAGCCCTGCGGCATGCATGGCGACGACGGCTATGACGACTTCCAGGAGAAGATGGCCGACTACTTCAAGTCGCCGAACAAGCACCCGCCGACGGTTGCGGAAACCGCGGCCTATTACCGTTCCAAGAAGATCGCCGCGGTGATCTTTCCGGTCGACGCCGAACGCGAGACCGGATTCCGCCGCTACAACAATTACGAAATGCTGGAAATCGCCGCCGAGAATTCAGACGTGCTGATTCCGTTCGCCAGCATCGATCCGCACAAGGGCAAGCTCGGCGTGCGCGAGGCCAAGAAGCTGATCGAGGAGTACGGCGTCAGGGGCTTCAAGTTCCATCCGACGATGCAGGGCTTCTACGCCAACGACCGCATGGCCTATCCGCTGTATGAAGCCATCAACGACGGCGGCGCGATCGCGCTGTTTCATACCGGCCAGACCGGCGTCGGCTCCGGCATGCCCGGCGGCATGGGAATGCGGCTGAAATATTCCAACCCGATGTACATGGACGACGTGGCGGCGGATTTCCCCGACCTCAAGATCATCCTCGCGCATCCGTCGTTCCCCTGGCAGGAAGAAGCGCTGTCGGTCGCGACCCACAAGCCGAACGTCTATATCGACCTCTCCGGCTGGTCGCCGAAATACTTCCCGCCGGTCCTGGTGCGCTACATCAACAGCATTTTGCAGGACAAAATGCTGTTCGGCTCGGACTGGCCGGTGATCACGCCGGACCGCTGGATGGCGGACTTCTCAAAGCTCGACATCCGCGACGACATCAGGCCGAAAGTGCTGAAGGCCAACGCGCGGAAGCTGCTGGGGATCTGA
- a CDS encoding tripartite tricarboxylate transporter substrate binding protein, with the protein MNRRELLKAAAVLPLAQAAFSNTALAQSPYPSRNITMIVPFPAGGQADLAARPVALALEKILGKPVIVDNRAGGGGGSVGNAAAARAEPDGYTLLMTLSSLAVLPEADRLFDRPVAYEVSQFAPVARVLADPTLLAVPASAPWKTLQDFVDDARKRPGQIPYGSSGPYGTLHVAMEMFAASAGIKLLHVPFRGAGPALTALLGGTVQAMASAPGTLKQQVDDGKMRVLANWGAERIPSFPNLPTFRELGYKDVEFYIWAGLFAQSALPAPIMTRLREAMAQAVKAPEVVKTFETAGSPVAYMDAPEFAKFVAADSARLIAAVKKIGKVG; encoded by the coding sequence ATGAACCGCCGCGAACTCTTGAAGGCCGCCGCTGTGCTGCCGCTGGCGCAAGCCGCGTTCTCAAACACCGCCCTCGCGCAAAGTCCGTATCCGTCGCGCAATATCACCATGATCGTGCCGTTCCCGGCCGGCGGCCAGGCCGATCTCGCCGCAAGGCCGGTGGCGCTGGCGCTGGAGAAAATCCTCGGCAAGCCCGTCATCGTCGACAACCGCGCCGGCGGCGGCGGCGGTTCGGTCGGCAATGCGGCGGCGGCGCGCGCCGAGCCCGATGGCTACACGCTGTTGATGACGCTGTCGTCGCTGGCGGTATTGCCGGAAGCCGACCGGCTGTTCGACCGCCCGGTGGCCTACGAAGTCTCGCAATTCGCGCCGGTGGCGCGCGTGCTCGCCGATCCGACGCTGCTCGCAGTGCCGGCATCGGCGCCGTGGAAGACGCTGCAGGACTTCGTCGACGACGCCAGGAAACGTCCCGGCCAGATTCCCTATGGCTCGTCCGGTCCCTACGGCACGCTGCATGTGGCGATGGAGATGTTCGCCGCCTCTGCCGGCATCAAGCTGTTGCACGTGCCGTTTCGCGGCGCCGGCCCCGCATTGACCGCGCTCCTGGGCGGCACGGTGCAGGCGATGGCATCGGCGCCGGGCACGCTGAAGCAGCAGGTCGATGACGGCAAGATGCGCGTGCTGGCGAACTGGGGCGCAGAGCGGATCCCGAGTTTTCCGAACCTGCCGACCTTCAGGGAACTCGGCTACAAGGATGTCGAATTCTACATCTGGGCCGGACTGTTCGCGCAGAGTGCGCTGCCGGCGCCGATCATGACGCGGCTGCGCGAGGCGATGGCGCAAGCGGTGAAGGCGCCGGAGGTTGTAAAGACCTTCGAAACCGCGGGCAGTCCGGTCGCCTACATGGATGCGCCGGAATTCGCAAAATTCGTCGCCGCGGATTCGGCGCGCCTGATCGCGGCGGTGAAGAAGATCGGCAAGGTCGGGTAG
- a CDS encoding acetylserotonin O-methyltransferase produces the protein MTKARHVTSDPRLDLLGLINGFQITQAIRVAATLRVADHLNDGARSAGELAALTRSHPDSLYRLLRALAAVGVFREEEDRTFTLTPMGDCLRTDSGTPLGAWAEVVGSPYFWQAWGHLLHSVQTGENAFQDLNGKDVWQFRAEHPEHCATFDRAMTQFSRGSAEAVIRAYDFAPFRHIVDVGGGQGLMLAAILRAHPHVRGTLFDQRDVVAQARAVLAERGVIDRCNIVGGSFFETVPEGADAYLMRVVIHDWEDDEAIAILKVCRRATGEAAKLLLIERLVGPPNEMPATKFSDLNMLVSPGGRERTREEFSDLFAKSGFELTRVFPAGIHNVIEARPL, from the coding sequence GTGACGAAGGCCCGTCATGTGACGTCCGACCCTCGGCTCGATCTGCTGGGCCTGATCAATGGTTTTCAGATCACGCAGGCAATCCGTGTCGCGGCAACCCTGCGAGTCGCCGACCATCTGAATGACGGGGCTCGTTCCGCCGGCGAACTCGCGGCACTGACAAGAAGCCATCCTGATTCGCTGTACCGGCTGTTGCGGGCGCTCGCTGCAGTGGGTGTTTTCCGGGAAGAGGAAGACCGAACGTTTACGCTCACTCCCATGGGTGATTGTTTGCGTACGGATTCCGGGACGCCGCTCGGGGCGTGGGCGGAAGTCGTCGGGAGTCCCTATTTTTGGCAAGCTTGGGGCCACCTGCTGCACAGCGTGCAAACCGGCGAGAACGCATTTCAAGATCTGAACGGCAAGGACGTGTGGCAATTCCGCGCCGAGCACCCCGAACACTGCGCAACGTTCGATCGGGCGATGACGCAATTTTCACGCGGCAGCGCCGAAGCGGTGATCCGCGCTTATGATTTCGCTCCGTTTCGCCACATCGTGGACGTGGGCGGCGGGCAAGGTTTGATGTTGGCAGCGATCCTGCGCGCTCACCCTCACGTCCGCGGCACGCTGTTCGATCAGCGGGACGTCGTAGCGCAAGCAAGGGCTGTATTGGCGGAACGCGGCGTCATCGACCGGTGCAATATCGTGGGTGGAAGCTTCTTCGAAACGGTGCCTGAAGGCGCTGATGCTTATCTGATGCGGGTGGTAATTCACGATTGGGAAGACGATGAAGCCATCGCCATCCTGAAAGTGTGCCGGCGCGCGACGGGGGAAGCTGCAAAATTGCTTCTCATCGAACGGCTCGTCGGGCCCCCAAATGAAATGCCGGCAACCAAGTTCAGCGATCTGAATATGCTTGTCTCGCCGGGCGGACGGGAGCGAACGCGCGAGGAGTTTTCAGACCTCTTTGCCAAGTCCGGCTTCGAGTTGACGCGCGTTTTTCCGGCGGGCATCCACAATGTGATTGAAGCTCGACCGCTCTAA
- a CDS encoding MaoC family dehydratase, translating to MAQAEAFETDFWKHANLRKVWDDIIPGEPRKTIPYTLTREAIELYCKSVGEDHPIYFDEEYARTTRYGGLIAPPSIHILLMFSCTPADDWMRSPGTVNAGQSWSYNIPARPNDLIRLEARALDKFIKRERLFVVHDNVFFNQHGEVICSGRGWTIRPQ from the coding sequence ATGGCGCAAGCGGAAGCCTTCGAGACCGATTTCTGGAAACACGCCAATCTGCGCAAGGTCTGGGACGACATCATCCCCGGCGAGCCGCGCAAGACCATCCCCTACACGCTGACCAGGGAAGCGATCGAACTGTACTGCAAATCGGTCGGCGAGGACCACCCGATCTATTTCGACGAGGAATATGCCAGGACCACCCGCTATGGCGGACTGATCGCGCCGCCGTCGATCCACATCCTCCTGATGTTTTCCTGCACGCCTGCCGACGACTGGATGCGCTCGCCGGGCACCGTCAATGCCGGGCAGTCCTGGAGCTACAACATTCCGGCGCGCCCCAACGACCTCATCCGGCTCGAGGCGCGCGCGCTCGACAAGTTCATCAAGCGCGAGCGGCTGTTCGTGGTCCACGACAACGTCTTCTTCAACCAGCACGGCGAAGTGATCTGCTCCGGCCGCGGCTGGACCATCCGGCCGCAATGA
- a CDS encoding DUF1127 domain-containing protein produces the protein MPPQQTNLTSETGRDAAGLGLDLPIALVKDAMGEALAAARPDASIVALRDALSEKEAAGPPTASTRSVLSLLKGYWRAFQERRQRQRLRASLHDLRDRDLMDIGVTRAEIDCIAAHRAIDRLRDRTTHLWILSRGVM, from the coding sequence ATGCCACCCCAACAGACGAACCTCACATCCGAGACCGGGCGCGATGCCGCAGGGCTCGGCCTCGACCTCCCCATCGCGTTGGTGAAAGACGCGATGGGCGAAGCTTTGGCAGCGGCGCGCCCCGATGCCTCCATCGTAGCGCTGAGAGACGCCTTGTCGGAAAAGGAAGCTGCTGGACCACCGACTGCATCGACGCGGAGCGTCTTGAGCTTGCTCAAGGGGTATTGGCGTGCGTTTCAGGAGCGCCGCCAACGCCAGAGGTTGCGAGCCAGCTTGCACGACCTGCGTGACAGGGATCTGATGGACATCGGCGTGACGCGTGCCGAGATCGACTGCATCGCCGCTCACCGAGCTATCGATAGGCTCAGAGATCGCACGACGCATCTATGGATCCTGTCCCGTGGTGTGATGTAA
- a CDS encoding YbaK/EbsC family protein, which translates to MSLESVRAFFAERAPEIAVIESPVSSATVALAAEAYGVEPGRIAKTLSLRIGERVVLIVAAGTSRMDNRKVKALFGGKPKMLGLEEVADITGHEVGGVCPFGLKTPLPVYCDVSLQAFDEVVPAAGSTHSAVRIPPARMAELVKAEWVDVCQTPG; encoded by the coding sequence ATGAGCCTTGAATCCGTCCGCGCGTTCTTCGCCGAAAGAGCCCCCGAGATCGCCGTGATCGAATCGCCTGTGAGTTCGGCGACGGTGGCGCTCGCCGCCGAAGCCTATGGCGTCGAGCCGGGCCGAATCGCGAAAACGCTGTCCTTGCGGATCGGCGAGCGGGTGGTGCTGATCGTGGCCGCCGGCACCTCGCGCATGGACAACAGGAAGGTCAAGGCGTTGTTCGGCGGCAAGCCCAAGATGCTCGGGCTGGAGGAGGTCGCCGACATCACCGGCCATGAAGTCGGCGGCGTCTGTCCGTTCGGCCTGAAGACACCGCTGCCGGTCTATTGCGACGTGTCGCTGCAGGCGTTCGACGAGGTGGTGCCGGCCGCGGGCTCGACCCACAGCGCAGTACGCATCCCGCCGGCCCGGATGGCCGAACTTGTGAAAGCCGAATGGGTCGACGTGTGTCAGACGCCGGGGTAG
- a CDS encoding Bug family tripartite tricarboxylate transporter substrate binding protein has protein sequence MSISNRSAAVIAILLGVVLSWSSAVVAADWPHRTVRLILPVPAGSAADFSARLFAERLSQRWGQPVIVENRPGADGVIGVSAFLSADDDHTLLYSISAVYTVHPITREKLPYDPVRELVPISPTSDVVLAIAASEKSSIRSLDGLVQTARAQPGKLNWAGSPGLPPFVVGGFFKNSKLDLVVVSYRDLAPALQDLGEGRIDVFAHALGVIMPQVQSGKARLLAVASDVRVPLAPDVPTVTEAGFPELRMDGVVGFYGKRGMSEALRDRIASDVRAVASDPGIRERLAAVGQAARPGTASEFAALLDQYRRRLADLAKTIDFKATQ, from the coding sequence ATGAGCATTTCCAATCGCTCCGCCGCTGTCATCGCTATCCTTCTGGGCGTCGTCTTGTCCTGGAGCTCTGCTGTCGTTGCCGCCGACTGGCCGCATCGGACTGTCCGTTTGATTCTACCCGTACCGGCGGGGAGCGCGGCAGATTTCAGCGCCCGGCTCTTTGCGGAGCGACTTTCCCAACGCTGGGGACAGCCCGTCATCGTGGAAAATCGGCCGGGAGCCGATGGGGTGATCGGAGTCTCTGCCTTTCTCAGCGCCGACGACGATCATACCCTGCTTTATTCAATCTCGGCCGTATATACCGTCCATCCGATTACGCGCGAGAAATTGCCCTATGATCCGGTTCGTGAGCTGGTCCCGATATCTCCAACTTCGGACGTTGTCCTTGCAATAGCGGCCAGCGAAAAAAGTTCGATCCGCTCGCTCGACGGTCTGGTTCAAACGGCTCGCGCTCAACCGGGCAAGCTGAACTGGGCCGGCTCGCCTGGTCTTCCGCCCTTCGTTGTAGGAGGGTTCTTCAAGAATTCGAAACTGGATCTCGTTGTTGTTTCCTATCGCGACCTTGCCCCTGCTCTCCAGGATCTTGGCGAGGGCCGCATAGATGTATTCGCTCACGCGCTGGGTGTGATCATGCCGCAGGTGCAGTCAGGCAAAGCGCGGCTCCTTGCAGTTGCGAGCGACGTCCGCGTGCCGCTTGCTCCTGATGTGCCGACCGTAACCGAAGCCGGATTCCCCGAGCTTCGAATGGACGGCGTGGTGGGATTTTACGGCAAACGCGGAATGTCCGAGGCGTTGCGTGACCGGATTGCATCTGATGTCCGCGCCGTCGCAAGCGATCCCGGCATTCGTGAAAGACTGGCCGCCGTTGGACAGGCCGCTCGTCCAGGCACCGCGTCCGAGTTCGCCGCTTTGCTGGACCAATACCGTCGACGCCTTGCTGATCTTGCGAAAACAATCGATTTCAAGGCGACCCAGTGA
- a CDS encoding class I SAM-dependent methyltransferase — MPTQQDVSDHYTHGGLAAAIRGGIESLGKTINSVTVDDLAPVDEFHIGGRQASEDFLGQLDLSPEKHVLDVGCGLGGAARFVANRYGCRVTGIDLTPEYVETAKVLCRWVGLDNSISLHQGSALAMPFADRAFDRAYMLHVGMNIDDKAKLCSEVGRVLRSNALFGIYDVMKVGDGELTYPVPWATTATSSAVAKPAQYREALQAAGFSVIAERNRRDFALAFFGQLRARTAAAGGPPPLGLHILMGRNTPDKVQNMIQNISNGRIAPVELIARKA; from the coding sequence ATGCCAACTCAGCAGGATGTATCCGATCACTACACGCATGGAGGCTTGGCTGCTGCAATCCGCGGTGGGATCGAGTCCCTCGGCAAAACCATCAATTCCGTGACCGTCGATGATCTCGCTCCTGTTGATGAGTTCCATATCGGGGGCCGTCAGGCATCCGAAGATTTTCTCGGTCAACTCGACCTCTCCCCGGAAAAGCATGTACTCGATGTAGGATGTGGCCTTGGGGGAGCTGCGCGCTTTGTTGCCAACCGGTATGGGTGTCGGGTGACTGGAATTGATCTGACACCCGAATATGTGGAGACCGCAAAGGTCCTGTGCAGGTGGGTCGGGCTGGACAACAGTATTTCACTGCATCAAGGCAGCGCGCTTGCAATGCCGTTTGCTGATCGCGCTTTCGACCGAGCATACATGCTGCATGTAGGCATGAATATCGACGACAAAGCAAAACTTTGTTCGGAGGTTGGCCGTGTGCTGCGATCAAACGCACTTTTCGGGATTTATGACGTCATGAAGGTTGGCGATGGTGAGCTTACGTATCCTGTTCCGTGGGCAACAACGGCAACGTCAAGTGCGGTGGCGAAGCCTGCTCAATACCGTGAGGCGCTGCAAGCGGCCGGTTTTTCGGTCATTGCCGAACGTAACCGGCGTGATTTCGCGCTTGCGTTCTTTGGTCAACTACGCGCCAGAACCGCGGCAGCGGGTGGCCCACCACCTCTTGGGCTTCATATCTTGATGGGCCGGAACACACCGGACAAGGTGCAAAATATGATCCAGAACATATCCAATGGCCGCATCGCACCAGTCGAGTTGATCGCTCGGAAAGCGTGA
- a CDS encoding MaoC family dehydratase: MTATFESLNAGDTIDGPKFAVSRESIRLFCDGSLDYNPLHLDDDYMKGNFGKTNFGGIIMHGMNNFGLITRMLTDWAYPAGAIHRRLETRWVKPVRPGDTIQPTGIVKSKQVTANSRWVLIDVMVRNQTGEKVATGEAMVEFPN, from the coding sequence ATGACAGCAACGTTTGAAAGCCTGAACGCCGGCGACACCATCGACGGGCCGAAATTCGCGGTCAGCCGCGAATCCATCCGCCTGTTCTGCGACGGCTCGCTCGACTACAACCCGCTGCATCTCGACGACGACTACATGAAGGGCAATTTCGGCAAGACCAATTTCGGCGGCATCATCATGCACGGCATGAACAATTTCGGGCTGATCACCCGGATGCTCACCGACTGGGCCTATCCGGCGGGCGCGATCCATCGCCGCCTGGAGACCCGCTGGGTCAAGCCGGTCAGGCCGGGCGACACCATCCAGCCCACCGGAATCGTGAAATCGAAGCAGGTAACCGCCAATTCGCGCTGGGTCCTGATCGACGTCATGGTGCGCAACCAGACCGGCGAGAAGGTCGCGACGGGGGAGGCGATGGTGGAGTTTCCGAACTGA
- a CDS encoding winged helix-turn-helix domain-containing protein, translating into MRYFFDEFVFDAERRELHRGTDIVSVPPRVFDLLDYLICNRERVLSKEEIIKAVWNGRVVSDAALTTRLNAARNAIGDSGDEQRLIKTLPRKGYRFIGRVQEARGDADPTIAGRPIESPQPALRLPDKPSIAVLPFVNLSADPEQEYLADGMVDDIITALSHFKALVVIARNSSFTYKGRAVDVKQVGRELGVRYVLEGSVRKAANRIRITAQLLDTATGGHLWANRIDGRLGDIFDLQDRVTESIVAAIAPAVENAEIEYTKRTPTESLDAYAFYLRGMAKLYQFSGQRANEEALRLFYRAIELDPDFACAYGRAASCFARLKADGWIVVTPNEMAEVVRLTRKAIELGRDDAIALAASGWALAFVVHDLGAAADLMERALVLNSNLAEAWRFGGWVKCWLGEPEAAIERFARAMRLDPLDPRMGGMRSGVAHAYFFAGRYEEAAGWAAMALQDNPNFQPALRIAAASNAMAGHMEQARHLLARLRELNPTLVLSNLKDRLGPYQQAENVSRFEEGLRQAGLP; encoded by the coding sequence TTGCGCTATTTCTTCGATGAGTTCGTATTTGACGCTGAACGGCGCGAACTGCACCGCGGGACCGACATAGTTTCCGTCCCGCCACGAGTATTCGATCTGCTCGACTACTTGATTTGCAACAGGGAACGCGTCCTCAGCAAGGAAGAGATTATCAAGGCGGTCTGGAACGGCCGTGTCGTATCTGACGCCGCGCTGACGACCCGGCTGAATGCAGCTCGGAACGCGATCGGCGATTCCGGCGATGAGCAGCGCCTCATCAAGACACTGCCGCGCAAGGGCTACCGCTTCATCGGACGCGTGCAGGAGGCACGGGGGGACGCAGATCCAACCATCGCCGGTCGCCCGATCGAATCGCCTCAGCCGGCTCTCAGGCTGCCTGATAAGCCTTCAATCGCGGTTCTCCCCTTCGTCAACCTGAGCGCCGATCCGGAGCAGGAATATCTTGCTGACGGAATGGTCGATGACATCATAACGGCGCTATCTCACTTCAAGGCGTTGGTCGTCATTGCTCGGAACTCCAGCTTCACTTACAAGGGGCGCGCGGTCGATGTGAAGCAGGTCGGGCGCGAGCTTGGGGTGCGCTATGTTCTGGAAGGAAGCGTCCGCAAAGCAGCAAACCGCATACGGATCACGGCACAGCTCCTCGATACTGCAACCGGGGGACATCTTTGGGCGAACCGAATCGATGGTAGGCTTGGCGACATATTTGATTTGCAGGATCGAGTGACCGAGAGCATTGTCGCCGCCATTGCACCCGCCGTGGAAAACGCGGAGATCGAGTACACCAAGCGTACACCGACAGAGAGTCTGGATGCTTACGCCTTCTATTTGCGCGGCATGGCCAAGCTTTACCAGTTTTCTGGCCAGCGAGCGAACGAAGAGGCGCTACGCCTGTTCTATCGTGCAATCGAGCTTGATCCAGACTTCGCATGTGCCTACGGGCGTGCCGCCTCCTGCTTCGCCCGCCTTAAGGCTGATGGTTGGATTGTAGTCACTCCGAATGAGATGGCCGAGGTTGTGCGGCTCACTCGGAAAGCGATCGAACTGGGCAGAGACGATGCGATCGCGCTCGCCGCGAGCGGATGGGCCTTAGCGTTTGTCGTTCACGATCTCGGCGCAGCCGCCGACTTAATGGAGCGGGCGCTTGTGCTGAATTCCAATCTGGCGGAGGCGTGGCGTTTCGGCGGATGGGTGAAATGTTGGCTCGGAGAGCCCGAAGCTGCGATCGAACGCTTCGCGCGTGCTATGCGCCTGGATCCCCTAGATCCACGGATGGGCGGAATGCGAAGCGGCGTCGCGCATGCATATTTCTTTGCCGGCCGCTACGAAGAAGCGGCAGGCTGGGCTGCAATGGCATTGCAGGACAATCCAAACTTCCAACCTGCGCTGCGCATCGCTGCCGCAAGCAATGCGATGGCTGGACATATGGAGCAGGCCCGTCATTTGTTGGCCAGGCTGCGAGAGCTAAATCCCACGCTGGTCCTTTCCAATTTGAAAGACAGGTTGGGGCCTTATCAACAGGCCGAGAACGTTTCCCGATTCGAGGAGGGATTGCGCCAAGCTGGACTGCCGTAA